Proteins encoded together in one Ferroglobus placidus DSM 10642 window:
- a CDS encoding HNH endonuclease family protein, which translates to METITVEHILPRNPKGEWLNIFSEEEIKKIVNKLGNLTLLNKRRNSRASNYEYRKKLERYFDVQRNPFAITTMLRNYSSWDKQAFEKRHRELLNLVFTVYIPQNLV; encoded by the coding sequence CTGGAAACAATAACTGTTGAACACATACTACCGCGCAATCCGAAAGGAGAATGGCTGAATATATTTTCTGAGGAGGAGATCAAGAAAATTGTTAACAAACTTGGAAATTTAACACTCCTCAACAAGAGAAGAAATTCCAGAGCTTCAAATTATGAATACAGGAAAAAGCTTGAGAGGTATTTTGATGTCCAGCGCAATCCTTTCGCAATCACGACAATGCTCAGGAATTACAGCAGCTGGGATAAACAGGCCTTTGAAAAAAGACATAGGGAGTTACTGAATCTAGTTTTTACTGTTTACATTCCTCAGAACCTCGTGTAG
- a CDS encoding GmrSD restriction endonuclease domain-containing protein, with the protein MFLTERESQFGKISENCFLNNVYKENGTVKLIEDFESRRISYPDKDSPIYHLYEAVKVFREFLEGLDQNQIKEFLSYVLQNVYFVYIITDNRSSAFRLFNVLNTRGLPLTAADVLKSINLEPIPEEKRVEYFNKWRDLEEDLGREELEGLISYIRTIYAKEKARRELVDEFEKLFKENRIKKGTEFFDIVTDYGRIYREKILDPDLIALTSSEKERYKFLMQIMYKYMPFSEWIPPLLFFYKKFGDDRSLYEFAFNLERKFFVEWCADFTATERLTSAINLIRLIENSSDPKNVLEKMFETPEEIRRGKKRRTINFSDRDLLKRILLSKLDDQQFYSLKGGKMARYVLLRLDMEM; encoded by the coding sequence GTGTTCCTGACAGAGAGAGAATCTCAGTTTGGAAAGATCTCAGAGAATTGTTTTCTAAATAATGTATACAAAGAAAATGGAACCGTTAAATTAATAGAAGACTTCGAATCTAGGAGGATTTCGTATCCAGATAAGGATTCGCCTATTTATCATCTGTATGAAGCTGTTAAAGTATTCAGAGAATTTTTAGAAGGTCTTGACCAAAACCAAATTAAGGAATTCTTAAGCTATGTTCTTCAGAATGTTTACTTTGTCTATATTATAACTGACAACAGAAGTTCAGCCTTCAGACTTTTTAATGTTCTTAATACTCGTGGTCTCCCCCTGACAGCAGCGGATGTTCTCAAGAGTATAAACTTGGAGCCGATACCGGAAGAAAAGAGAGTGGAATATTTTAACAAGTGGAGAGATCTGGAGGAGGATCTCGGAAGGGAGGAGCTTGAAGGCCTTATAAGCTACATAAGAACAATATACGCCAAGGAGAAAGCAAGAAGAGAACTGGTAGACGAATTTGAGAAACTTTTTAAAGAAAATAGAATTAAAAAAGGTACAGAATTCTTTGATATAGTTACAGATTACGGAAGAATTTATAGAGAGAAAATACTCGACCCAGATCTAATTGCATTAACTTCGAGTGAAAAAGAAAGGTACAAATTTTTAATGCAGATCATGTACAAATATATGCCGTTCTCTGAATGGATACCGCCATTACTGTTCTTTTACAAGAAATTTGGTGATGATAGATCGCTGTACGAATTCGCATTTAACCTGGAAAGAAAGTTCTTTGTTGAGTGGTGTGCTGATTTTACAGCAACAGAGAGACTTACGAGTGCAATAAATCTCATAAGGCTGATAGAGAACTCAAGTGATCCGAAAAATGTACTCGAAAAAATGTTTGAAACACCGGAAGAAATCAGAAGAGGAAAGAAAAGGAGAACAATCAATTTCAGCGATAGGGATCTTCTTAAAAGAATTCTCCTTTCAAAACTCGATGACCAGCAGTTTTATTCTCTCAAAGGTGGAAAAATGGCTAGATACGTACTTTTAAGACTGGACATGGAAATGTAA
- a CDS encoding DUF262 domain-containing protein: MPQEVSSKIEAKEIIVRKLLSNHLFEIPIYQRPFSWNEDNFQALIEDILDAMESGQESYFLGTVLLKSQDSVTYEVVDGQQRLTSLIILFAVARDVLKDSEFKTDIQYNYLIQRGSVLGGVPDRERISVWKDLRELFSK; this comes from the coding sequence ATGCCTCAGGAAGTTTCTTCCAAAATAGAGGCTAAGGAGATTATAGTAAGAAAACTCCTGAGTAATCACCTTTTTGAAATACCTATTTATCAAAGACCGTTCAGCTGGAATGAAGACAATTTTCAGGCATTGATAGAGGATATTTTGGATGCCATGGAAAGCGGTCAAGAAAGTTACTTCTTAGGCACAGTTCTCCTCAAAAGTCAAGATAGTGTTACATACGAGGTAGTGGATGGTCAGCAAAGATTGACTTCCCTTATAATTCTATTCGCTGTTGCACGAGATGTTTTAAAGGACTCGGAATTTAAGACTGATATTCAATATAATTACTTAATTCAGCGCGGCTCAGTACTCGGAGGTGTTCCTGACAGAGAGAGAATCTCAGTTTGGAAAGATCTCAGAGAATTGTTTTCTAAATAA
- a CDS encoding Cdc6/Cdc18 family protein → MYSYEDPVFRQKEVLFPDYIPDHLPHREKEIKAISSIINSALKNPESISNIFIFGPPGTGKTASVKFIFRKLEEETAAFPVYINCFRINTRMGVVYAVIFEFFRKVRPTRRIPSRRGVAYDELFDLLVSELKKSRVFPVICLDEVDHLLPRGSEVLYDLSRLREESIPVQLIMITNDQFVFMNVDPRIKSSLRPVEEIPYRAYTIDEMKEIIRIRVEFAFQKGVVDEEAVEYLAEVACEMGGDVRIARETLLRAGELARQDGKFRVTVEHIKQALSESQFAKAKSIVEQLSSKERKIISLIPENGIFYPEFYELYRRVYPSGVRDRMLRYYLERLAKYGLITMERRGIGGSYFIRLNVPRRIFTQL, encoded by the coding sequence ATGTACTCGTACGAGGATCCTGTTTTCAGGCAGAAGGAGGTTTTATTTCCTGATTACATACCCGATCATCTCCCCCATAGGGAGAAGGAGATAAAGGCAATCTCGTCCATAATAAACTCGGCTCTGAAAAATCCCGAGAGCATTTCAAACATCTTCATATTTGGTCCACCCGGTACCGGAAAGACTGCTTCTGTGAAGTTCATCTTCAGAAAGCTTGAAGAGGAAACTGCTGCATTTCCCGTTTACATAAACTGCTTCCGCATCAACACGAGAATGGGAGTTGTTTATGCAGTAATCTTCGAGTTTTTCAGAAAAGTAAGACCGACAAGGAGAATTCCCTCTAGGAGAGGTGTTGCGTATGACGAGCTTTTCGACCTGCTCGTTTCCGAGCTGAAGAAGAGCAGGGTATTTCCTGTGATATGCCTTGACGAGGTCGATCATCTTTTGCCACGCGGCTCCGAAGTCCTCTACGACCTCTCAAGGCTCAGAGAGGAATCGATTCCTGTGCAGCTTATCATGATAACAAACGATCAGTTCGTGTTCATGAACGTTGATCCCAGAATAAAGAGCTCTCTTCGCCCTGTTGAAGAAATTCCCTACAGGGCTTACACTATTGACGAGATGAAGGAGATAATCAGGATTCGCGTCGAATTTGCATTTCAGAAGGGAGTGGTGGATGAAGAGGCAGTGGAGTACCTGGCAGAGGTCGCCTGCGAGATGGGAGGAGATGTGAGGATAGCCAGAGAAACTTTGCTCAGGGCAGGAGAGCTTGCAAGGCAGGATGGGAAGTTCAGGGTAACTGTTGAGCACATAAAGCAGGCTCTCTCGGAGTCGCAGTTCGCAAAGGCAAAGAGCATTGTGGAGCAGCTCTCATCGAAGGAAAGGAAGATAATCTCGCTCATACCTGAGAACGGGATTTTCTATCCGGAGTTCTATGAGCTCTACAGAAGGGTGTATCCTTCTGGAGTTAGGGACAGGATGCTCAGGTATTACCTTGAAAGGCTTGCGAAATATGGACTGATAACCATGGAAAGGAGAGGAATTGGAGGGAGCTATTTTATAAGGCTGAATGTACCGAGGAGGATTTTTACGCAGCTGTAA